The nucleotide sequence GTCGCGCCTGGCCGCCTCGGGATCGTATCCGGCCGGGGAAACGCCGACGCAGACCGCCTGCTGGGCGGACGCCTGTTCAATCATGATTGAATGCAGCCTGGAACGGGGGTTCTGATCAGTCCCTGCTGTCCCGTTGTTGGTCAGGGCCGAAGTTGCTGAGCTTGGCGCCCTGGCCCAGTTGGATGTGTGCGATGGCGTGTTTATAGATCAGATACAGGCCCTCGTCCTCGAGCACGATGGAGAAATTATCGAAACTCCTGATCGTCCCCTTCAACTCTTTGCCGGTGATGGTCTCGAGGACCACCGGCGTATGTTCCTTGCGAACCTGGTTGAGGAACTGATCCTGCACGTTGATTTTAACTTTCATCCCTTGTCACTCCCTTCGCCATACAGCATCTGACGTCATCAAC is from Candidatus Alcyoniella australis and encodes:
- the hfq gene encoding RNA chaperone Hfq, which produces MKVKINVQDQFLNQVRKEHTPVVLETITGKELKGTIRSFDNFSIVLEDEGLYLIYKHAIAHIQLGQGAKLSNFGPDQQRDSRD